The following are from one region of the Dreissena polymorpha isolate Duluth1 chromosome 2, UMN_Dpol_1.0, whole genome shotgun sequence genome:
- the LOC127869375 gene encoding uncharacterized protein LOC127869375 isoform X1: MLKGFLILLNDICWLLTRWSVHALLLKTIRVKSPLPVHVNKMAEGDPWRDKAEHGGIPRNSGLYSRQSIVQCENASLEMCTLMNCLGYGRPIRQARRDAYREGDRLMNAIRPGIISMITTGSKAEGLTCFYESDCDRMFVVDGIMCLENGVDSDKLPRETTVFTLNTGVCYHGHSRLNLLERRGDIIPSIICDALCEDENGRVLLCSALFVDIAKDITFGPNEIRHERAGPSMPSSSGPYHIDNVFSLRCHCPVILSRWAERTRHWPPPDIVRKVVTMGSFVTPVGFKGSEYHHLEWRICFNTGENELISSLNNTQVYIYVLLKMVVKDVLKPVKKEITSYTVKNIVLWLAENNPQAQFNESSLFYWLREGLEKLRTAILKIELPYYMIPERNLMAACGLDEGQKCTWVNTITDMMNEGSNALLRLPRIRKAIISHPEPLMWYNKKRVEMELLHLKHLDRQMQCMDENFEVNRHEPMQQAISSRMAELVKEVHTRMNREGSRLNDLIEILHMMVM, from the exons ATGGCGGAAGGTGATCCATGGCGTGATAAGGCGGAGCATGGAGGTATCCCACGTAACAGCGGCCTTTACAGTCGTCAATCCATA GTTCAGTGTGAAAATGCCTCACTAGAGATGTGTACTCTGATGAACTGTCTCGGTTATGGGCGTCCCATCAGACAGGCACGGAGAGACGCCTACAGGGAAGGTGATAGGCTGATGAATGCTATAAGGCCTGGTATCATATCGATGATCACTACTGGTAGCAAGGCAGAGGGGCTTACATGCTTCTATGAAAGTGACTGTGATAGGATGTTTGTTGTAGACGGCATCATGTGTTTAGAAAATGGTGTTGATTCTGACAAATTACCAAGGGAGACTACTGTGTTTACATTAAACACCGGCGTGTGCTACCACGGACACTCTAGGCTTAATTTACTCGAGCGACGTGGCGACATTATTCCATCAATAATCTGTGATGCTCTGTGTGAAGATGAAAATGGGCGTGTCCTCCTGTGCAGtgctttatttgttgatattgcTAAAGACATAACATTTGGGCCAAACGAGATTCGCCATGAACGTGCAGGGCCATCAATGCCGAGTTCATCAGGGCCATATCATATAGACAATGTATTTTCTTTACGCTGCCATTGTCCTGTCATACTATCGAGATGGGCAGAGCGAACTCGCCATTGGCCACCACCGGATATCGTTCGCAAAGTCGTAACTATGGGATCATTTGTGACACCTGTTGGTTTTAAGGGTAGCGAATATCATCATCTAGAATGGAGGATTTGTTTTAATACTGGGGAGAATGAACTTATCAGCAGTCTTAATAACACCCAGGtctacatttatgttttattgaaaatggttGTTAAGGATGTGTTAAAGCCAGTAAAGAAAGAAATTACATCATACACAGTGAAAAACATTGTATTGTGGCTTGCGGAAAACAATCCACAGGCACAGTTCAATGAAAGCAGTTTGTTTTATTGGCTTCGGGAAGGATTGGAGAAATTAAGAACGGCAATATTAAAGATCGAACTGCCATATTATATGATACCAGAAAGGAATCTAATGGCAGCATGCGGACTGGATGAAGGACAAAAATGTACATGGGTAAATACTATCACGGACATGATGAACGAAGGTTCAAATGCATTACTAAGATTGCCGAGGATACGGAAGGCAATAATATCGCATCCAGAGCCACTGATGTGGTATAACAAGAAGAGAGTTGAGATGGAACTGCTGCATTTGAAGCACTTGGACAGACAAATGCAGTGCATGGATGAGAATTTCGAGGTCAATAGACATGAACCTATGCAGCAGGCGATATCGAGTCGTATGGCTGAGTTAGTGAAAGAGGTCCATACGAGGATGAATAGGGAAGGAAGTCGTTTGAATGATCTGATAGAGATACTACATATGATGGTTATGTAA
- the LOC127869375 gene encoding uncharacterized protein LOC127869375 isoform X2, whose translation MAEGDPWRDKAEHGGIPRNSGLYSRQSIVQCENASLEMCTLMNCLGYGRPIRQARRDAYREGDRLMNAIRPGIISMITTGSKAEGLTCFYESDCDRMFVVDGIMCLENGVDSDKLPRETTVFTLNTGVCYHGHSRLNLLERRGDIIPSIICDALCEDENGRVLLCSALFVDIAKDITFGPNEIRHERAGPSMPSSSGPYHIDNVFSLRCHCPVILSRWAERTRHWPPPDIVRKVVTMGSFVTPVGFKGSEYHHLEWRICFNTGENELISSLNNTQVYIYVLLKMVVKDVLKPVKKEITSYTVKNIVLWLAENNPQAQFNESSLFYWLREGLEKLRTAILKIELPYYMIPERNLMAACGLDEGQKCTWVNTITDMMNEGSNALLRLPRIRKAIISHPEPLMWYNKKRVEMELLHLKHLDRQMQCMDENFEVNRHEPMQQAISSRMAELVKEVHTRMNREGSRLNDLIEILHMMVM comes from the exons ATGGCGGAAGGTGATCCATGGCGTGATAAGGCGGAGCATGGAGGTATCCCACGTAACAGCGGCCTTTACAGTCGTCAATCCATA GTTCAGTGTGAAAATGCCTCACTAGAGATGTGTACTCTGATGAACTGTCTCGGTTATGGGCGTCCCATCAGACAGGCACGGAGAGACGCCTACAGGGAAGGTGATAGGCTGATGAATGCTATAAGGCCTGGTATCATATCGATGATCACTACTGGTAGCAAGGCAGAGGGGCTTACATGCTTCTATGAAAGTGACTGTGATAGGATGTTTGTTGTAGACGGCATCATGTGTTTAGAAAATGGTGTTGATTCTGACAAATTACCAAGGGAGACTACTGTGTTTACATTAAACACCGGCGTGTGCTACCACGGACACTCTAGGCTTAATTTACTCGAGCGACGTGGCGACATTATTCCATCAATAATCTGTGATGCTCTGTGTGAAGATGAAAATGGGCGTGTCCTCCTGTGCAGtgctttatttgttgatattgcTAAAGACATAACATTTGGGCCAAACGAGATTCGCCATGAACGTGCAGGGCCATCAATGCCGAGTTCATCAGGGCCATATCATATAGACAATGTATTTTCTTTACGCTGCCATTGTCCTGTCATACTATCGAGATGGGCAGAGCGAACTCGCCATTGGCCACCACCGGATATCGTTCGCAAAGTCGTAACTATGGGATCATTTGTGACACCTGTTGGTTTTAAGGGTAGCGAATATCATCATCTAGAATGGAGGATTTGTTTTAATACTGGGGAGAATGAACTTATCAGCAGTCTTAATAACACCCAGGtctacatttatgttttattgaaaatggttGTTAAGGATGTGTTAAAGCCAGTAAAGAAAGAAATTACATCATACACAGTGAAAAACATTGTATTGTGGCTTGCGGAAAACAATCCACAGGCACAGTTCAATGAAAGCAGTTTGTTTTATTGGCTTCGGGAAGGATTGGAGAAATTAAGAACGGCAATATTAAAGATCGAACTGCCATATTATATGATACCAGAAAGGAATCTAATGGCAGCATGCGGACTGGATGAAGGACAAAAATGTACATGGGTAAATACTATCACGGACATGATGAACGAAGGTTCAAATGCATTACTAAGATTGCCGAGGATACGGAAGGCAATAATATCGCATCCAGAGCCACTGATGTGGTATAACAAGAAGAGAGTTGAGATGGAACTGCTGCATTTGAAGCACTTGGACAGACAAATGCAGTGCATGGATGAGAATTTCGAGGTCAATAGACATGAACCTATGCAGCAGGCGATATCGAGTCGTATGGCTGAGTTAGTGAAAGAGGTCCATACGAGGATGAATAGGGAAGGAAGTCGTTTGAATGATCTGATAGAGATACTACATATGATGGTTATGTAA
- the LOC127869375 gene encoding uncharacterized protein LOC127869375 isoform X3 translates to MAEGDPWRDTAEHGGIPRNSGLYSRHSIVQCENASLEMCTLMNCLGYGRPIRQARRDAYREGDRLMNAIRPGIISMITTGSKAEGLTCFYESDCDRMFVVDGIMCLENGVDSDKLPRETTVFTLNTGVCYHGHSRLNLLERRGDIIPSIICDALCEDENGRVLLCSALFVDIAKDITFGPNEIRHERAGPSMPSSSGPYHIDNVFSLRCHCPVILSRWAERTRHWPPPDIVRKVVTMGSFVTPVGFKGSEYHHLEWRICFNTGENELISSLNNTQVYIYVLLKMVVKDVLKPVKKEITSYTVKNIVLWLAENNPQAQFNESSLFYWLREGLEKLRTAILKIELPYYMIPERNLMAACGLDEGQKCTWVNTITDMMNEGSNALLRLPRIRKAIISHPEPLMWYNKKRVEMELLHLKHLDRQMQCMDENFEVNRHEPMQQAISSRMAELVKEVHTRMNREGSRLNDLIEILHMMVM, encoded by the coding sequence GTTCAGTGTGAAAATGCCTCACTAGAGATGTGTACTCTGATGAACTGTCTCGGTTATGGGCGTCCCATCAGACAGGCACGGAGAGACGCCTACAGGGAAGGTGATAGGCTGATGAATGCTATAAGGCCTGGTATCATATCGATGATCACTACTGGTAGCAAGGCAGAGGGGCTTACATGCTTCTATGAAAGTGACTGTGATAGGATGTTTGTTGTAGACGGCATCATGTGTTTAGAAAATGGTGTTGATTCTGACAAATTACCAAGGGAGACTACTGTGTTTACATTAAACACCGGCGTGTGCTACCACGGACACTCTAGGCTTAATTTACTCGAGCGACGTGGCGACATTATTCCATCAATAATCTGTGATGCTCTGTGTGAAGATGAAAATGGGCGTGTCCTCCTGTGCAGtgctttatttgttgatattgcTAAAGACATAACATTTGGGCCAAACGAGATTCGCCATGAACGTGCAGGGCCATCAATGCCGAGTTCATCAGGGCCATATCATATAGACAATGTATTTTCTTTACGCTGCCATTGTCCTGTCATACTATCGAGATGGGCAGAGCGAACTCGCCATTGGCCACCACCGGATATCGTTCGCAAAGTCGTAACTATGGGATCATTTGTGACACCTGTTGGTTTTAAGGGTAGCGAATATCATCATCTAGAATGGAGGATTTGTTTTAATACTGGGGAGAATGAACTTATCAGCAGTCTTAATAACACCCAGGtctacatttatgttttattgaaaatggttGTTAAGGATGTGTTAAAGCCAGTAAAGAAAGAAATTACATCATACACAGTGAAAAACATTGTATTGTGGCTTGCGGAAAACAATCCACAGGCACAGTTCAATGAAAGCAGTTTGTTTTATTGGCTTCGGGAAGGATTGGAGAAATTAAGAACGGCAATATTAAAGATCGAACTGCCATATTATATGATACCAGAAAGGAATCTAATGGCAGCATGCGGACTGGATGAAGGACAAAAATGTACATGGGTAAATACTATCACGGACATGATGAACGAAGGTTCAAATGCATTACTAAGATTGCCGAGGATACGGAAGGCAATAATATCGCATCCAGAGCCACTGATGTGGTATAACAAGAAGAGAGTTGAGATGGAACTGCTGCATTTGAAGCACTTGGACAGACAAATGCAGTGCATGGATGAGAATTTCGAGGTCAATAGACATGAACCTATGCAGCAGGCGATATCGAGTCGTATGGCTGAGTTAGTGAAAGAGGTCCATACGAGGATGAATAGGGAAGGAAGTCGTTTGAATGATCTGATAGAGATACTACATATGATGGTTATGTAA